AGCGCGACCCGGCGTTCGCGGACCGGTGCCGGAGTACGGACCAGTCGCAGCGGTGCGCCGACGTTCTCCGCGGCCGACAGCACCGGGATCAGTCCGAACGTCTGGAACACGTAGGCGACCGTCGCGCGTCGCAGCCGGGAGAGCCCGTCCTCGTCGAGGGCGGTCACCTCGGTGCCGTCGACGACGACGGTGCCGAAGTCCGGCCGGTCCAGCCCGCCGACGATGTTGAGCAGGGTGGTCTTGCCGGAACCGGAGCGGCCGACCAGGGCCACCATCGTGCCGGCCTCGACCTCGAACGACACGTCCCGCACCGCGTGTACGACCGTCGGTCCGACGCCGAAGCTTCGCCGCACGCCGCGTACGGACAGCAGCGGGGCGGCGCTCATCCGCGGTCGACGCGGTCGGGGTGGATCGCGACGTGGTCAGCCTCCAGCGCGAGCCGGACCCGCCTGGTCAACGCCAGCGCCTCGCGGTACTCCCGGGGCACCTGGACCCGCCCGGCACGATCCATCACGGCGTACTCCTCGGCGACCACCCCCACGTCGCCATCGGCACCGGTCGTCGCCCGCCGCAGTACCTCACTGCTGGTACGCCCGTCGCGGATCGCCACGGTCCGCTCGACCTTGCCGCTGACCTCGGAATCGTGGGTCACGACGACGACGGTGACCCCGAGTTGCCGGTTGACGTCCCGTAGCGCCCCGAAGACCTCCGCCGAGGTGGCGGTGTCCAGCTCGCCGGTCGGCTCGTCGGCCAGCAGCACCCGGGGCTCGTTGGCGAGGGCGACCGCGACGGCGACCCGCATCTGCTGTCCGCCCGACATCTGCGCGGGACGCCGGTCGGCACAGTCCGCGACGCCGAGGGCGGCCAGCAGTTCGCCGACGCGGGCCCGGCGGGTACGGGCCGGTGTACGGGCCGCGGTCATCGGAAGGTCGACCATCTGCCGCGCGGTCAGGTACGGCACGAGGTTGCTCGTGCTCTGCTGCCGGACGAACCCGACGGTGTGGCGCCGGTAGCGGACGCGGTCGGCCCGGGACATCGCCAGCAGGTCCGACCGGTCGACGCGGGCCCGCCCGGCGGTGGGGGCGTCGATCCCGGCGAGGATGGAGAGCAGCGTGGACTTGCCCGATCCGGACGCCCCGACGATGGCGACCATCTCGCCGCTCTCCACGACGAGGTCCAACCCCTGCAGCGCCTGCACCTCGATCGACCCGGTCTGATAGATCCGGACCAGGCTCTCGCAGACGATCAACGCGTCCCGGCCGAATTCCGGTGCTCGCCGTGGTGGCGGCAGAGACAGCGGTGTGATGGTGGTACCTCTCCTCCTGCGCCCGACGCGCCGACTCTAGACGGTTTGGGGAAACCTGGTTGACCGGCCCGAGGCCGCATCCGCGGAGGCCGCGCCTTCCTAACGTCACGGGATGACGCCCCCGCATACCGAAACTCCGGGGTTCCTGGAATTCGTGACGGGCACCCCGATCCACAGGTCTTGACTATTCCTCAACTAATGAAGCTGAGGAGAAGTCCGGCTGTACGCGGAGGATCTTCGA
The nucleotide sequence above comes from Plantactinospora soyae. Encoded proteins:
- a CDS encoding ABC transporter ATP-binding protein; the protein is MSAAPLLSVRGVRRSFGVGPTVVHAVRDVSFEVEAGTMVALVGRSGSGKTTLLNIVGGLDRPDFGTVVVDGTEVTALDEDGLSRLRRATVAYVFQTFGLIPVLSAAENVGAPLRLVRTPAPVRERRVALLLELVGLADHARQRPGELSGGQQQRVAIARALAASPRLLIADEPTGQLDAETGLSVMSLLRGGVESEGVTALVSTHDPVMMALADRVIRIQDGRLDDEPDGSAPE
- a CDS encoding ABC transporter ATP-binding protein, translating into MTPLSLPPPRRAPEFGRDALIVCESLVRIYQTGSIEVQALQGLDLVVESGEMVAIVGASGSGKSTLLSILAGIDAPTAGRARVDRSDLLAMSRADRVRYRRHTVGFVRQQSTSNLVPYLTARQMVDLPMTAARTPARTRRARVGELLAALGVADCADRRPAQMSGGQQMRVAVAVALANEPRVLLADEPTGELDTATSAEVFGALRDVNRQLGVTVVVVTHDSEVSGKVERTVAIRDGRTSSEVLRRATTGADGDVGVVAEEYAVMDRAGRVQVPREYREALALTRRVRLALEADHVAIHPDRVDRG